A region from the Desulfitobacterium dehalogenans ATCC 51507 genome encodes:
- a CDS encoding cell wall-binding repeat-containing protein yields the protein MKKKCSMSLLCFLLVFSLLSMSIPVSADTPSTSISLDKSTIVLTVGQTDTITATVLPSGTTNQNLTWISSNPNVVKVFNGLLMALNEGTAYINVMNPSGNSSYASCYVIVKKPDSTMEINKSSAVLSVGSTETLTVTVSPSQAVHWTSSNPEIVQVFNGVLMAQKLGTAVITATAADGSRSVTCTVTINDAPTSITLNKSTATLGIGKSTTLTANISPALPTNAYLMWQSSNPGIVSVSGGVITGVSLGTAVITAIASDGSSSATCKVTVTASGVNPIRLGGANRYETSVQIAKQGWPNGSAYLVLATGNNYPDALSAAPLAQKYNAPILLTDKTLPQVTLNEITRLKPTQIFICGGTGAISKTIENQLNGMGILTERLEGKDRYETSVAIAKKLGSGSGELVLVNGYEWSDALSVSPIAAKKGIPILLTDKNAFPDSVKSFVNSNNFYTTYVLGGTDLISNQVKNQLPGSERIDGTNKYERNINILKKFEDSLDLEKICIATGADFPDALSGSALAANLSSAIVLVDNNSLKSVTTQYVTQSLQQTNDVYVFGLQGVVSDTVVNKLFGK from the coding sequence ATGAAGAAAAAATGTTCAATGTCTTTACTCTGTTTCTTGCTGGTTTTTTCACTTCTATCTATGAGTATTCCTGTATCAGCAGATACTCCATCTACGTCAATAAGTCTGGATAAAAGTACGATAGTGCTTACCGTTGGCCAAACCGATACCATAACTGCGACTGTCCTTCCCTCCGGTACCACGAATCAAAACTTAACTTGGATATCTTCTAATCCGAATGTAGTCAAGGTCTTTAATGGGCTTCTAATGGCTCTCAATGAAGGGACAGCTTATATCAACGTTATGAATCCTTCCGGAAATAGTAGCTACGCTTCATGTTATGTTATTGTCAAAAAACCTGATTCAACCATGGAAATCAATAAATCATCGGCTGTGCTTAGTGTCGGTTCTACAGAGACCTTAACCGTCACTGTTTCACCCAGTCAAGCCGTCCATTGGACATCCTCAAATCCCGAGATTGTGCAAGTGTTCAATGGGGTATTGATGGCTCAAAAACTCGGCACAGCAGTGATTACAGCGACAGCTGCCGATGGTTCGCGCAGCGTGACGTGCACTGTGACGATCAATGATGCCCCGACCTCGATCACTTTAAATAAAAGCACGGCTACTTTAGGTATTGGCAAGTCTACAACGTTAACCGCTAACATTTCACCAGCCCTCCCCACCAATGCCTATTTAATGTGGCAGTCCTCTAATCCCGGTATCGTATCCGTATCAGGAGGAGTAATAACTGGAGTGAGTCTGGGAACTGCCGTCATTACGGCTATTGCTTCCGATGGTTCAAGCAGTGCCACCTGTAAAGTTACTGTGACCGCCAGCGGTGTCAACCCCATCAGACTGGGCGGAGCCAACAGGTATGAAACTTCGGTTCAAATCGCCAAACAAGGGTGGCCAAACGGCTCAGCTTATCTAGTTTTAGCAACGGGAAACAATTATCCTGATGCCTTGAGCGCTGCCCCATTAGCTCAGAAGTATAATGCACCTATTTTGCTTACAGATAAAACACTTCCCCAGGTGACCTTAAATGAAATTACCCGTTTGAAACCCACCCAAATCTTTATCTGCGGCGGTACCGGTGCGATATCTAAAACTATCGAAAATCAACTCAATGGTATGGGAATCCTCACGGAAAGACTGGAAGGCAAAGACCGCTATGAGACTTCTGTCGCGATCGCTAAGAAATTAGGCTCTGGGTCAGGAGAATTAGTCCTTGTTAACGGCTATGAGTGGTCCGATGCCTTATCTGTCTCTCCCATTGCCGCCAAAAAAGGCATCCCTATCTTATTGACGGATAAAAATGCTTTCCCCGACTCTGTCAAATCATTTGTTAACTCAAATAATTTTTATACAACCTATGTCTTAGGTGGAACGGACCTCATCAGCAATCAAGTGAAAAACCAACTTCCCGGTTCAGAGCGAATCGACGGCACTAACAAATATGAAAGAAATATCAATATCCTCAAGAAGTTTGAAGATAGCCTGGATCTGGAAAAAATCTGCATAGCCACAGGAGCTGATTTTCCTGATGCTCTCTCCGGCTCAGCGCTTGCGGCGAACCTTTCCTCCGCTATCGTACTGGTGGATAATAATAGTTTAAAATCTGTAACCACTCAATACGTAACTCAATCCCTTCAACAAACCAATGATGTTTACGTGTTTGGACTCCAAGGGGTTGTCAGTGACACTGTGGTAAATAAGCTATTTGGCAAATAA
- a CDS encoding TolC family protein, producing MKKINKKTIAAILTASMVFAASNVIASTNTSSNKILLAEAGEPAQTTQEPDKSGETNTVPPKAEDTSTLKLSLEDALKLVETGNSTWKLTKDKIAIYERQYEQALGLHNANYDEVDEDSAKRKWLNHKKALWTLENAKHDQEEQLKDLKVQITNQYQNTLASQQQVKTLKAQLDNVDTLIGQVKLQVDLGMGIQSQLSTLSAQRSSLEAGLKAVQNSINSSMIALKRDLGINVDRDVVLTSDLSPYSKFDDSKLKDRIAKTIENDYDKKRYEQDIELTEIEYKIAFRYSNMTAADQFQISIEDKKATLEALPVTKEVSLRTAYNNLKSLENTIQAAQLTVEADQIEMDILQKKIEVGTASPLEIIEPQNKLLNDQYTLLQNINSYMTAAASFENSLKK from the coding sequence TTGAAAAAAATTAATAAAAAAACAATAGCCGCAATTTTAACGGCTTCAATGGTCTTTGCGGCCAGCAACGTAATTGCCAGTACCAATACTTCATCCAATAAGATCCTCCTGGCTGAGGCCGGTGAACCGGCTCAGACAACCCAAGAGCCCGATAAAAGCGGGGAAACAAACACAGTCCCCCCCAAAGCTGAGGATACTTCCACCCTAAAGCTTTCTCTGGAAGACGCCCTAAAATTGGTTGAGACAGGGAACAGCACCTGGAAGTTGACGAAGGACAAAATTGCTATCTACGAAAGACAATACGAACAAGCACTGGGGCTGCATAACGCCAATTATGATGAAGTGGATGAGGATTCAGCCAAAAGGAAATGGTTAAATCATAAAAAAGCTCTTTGGACCTTAGAAAATGCCAAACATGACCAGGAAGAACAATTGAAGGATCTTAAAGTACAGATCACGAATCAGTATCAGAATACTTTAGCCTCTCAACAGCAAGTGAAAACTTTAAAAGCCCAATTAGATAATGTGGATACCCTTATCGGGCAAGTCAAGCTGCAAGTGGATCTAGGGATGGGCATCCAATCTCAACTATCGACTTTGAGCGCTCAGAGAAGCTCGCTGGAAGCAGGTCTGAAAGCGGTTCAAAATAGCATAAACAGTTCTATGATAGCTTTGAAACGGGATCTGGGAATTAACGTCGACCGCGACGTTGTGCTGACCTCAGATCTGTCTCCCTACAGTAAATTCGACGATTCCAAACTTAAAGACCGAATTGCGAAAACGATTGAAAACGACTATGACAAAAAACGATATGAACAAGATATAGAATTGACCGAGATCGAGTATAAGATCGCCTTCCGCTACTCCAATATGACGGCAGCCGATCAGTTTCAAATCAGTATAGAAGACAAGAAAGCGACTCTGGAAGCTCTGCCTGTTACCAAGGAAGTCTCTTTGCGAACGGCGTATAATAATTTGAAGTCTCTGGAGAATACGATTCAAGCGGCTCAACTGACAGTTGAAGCGGATCAAATCGAGATGGATATCCTCCAGAAGAAAATTGAGGTAGGGACTGCCAGCCCCCTCGAAATAATTGAACCCCAAAACAAGCTGCTTAATGACCAGTATACATTGCTGCAAAATATCAACTCGTACATGACCGCAGCAGCCAGCTTTGAAAATAGTCTGAAAAAGTAG
- a CDS encoding TolC family protein, with translation MKKVIASIALVTLVLASTTQVAFAAAEESLNIEKAAIKAVENSQPLKTVNQQAEVIQKNYVSVKGQMNQTKYLLPYSNSYSLVKAIILYPLQLKSALEQVNNTQVVVTNAIRMGAYSGYIELLKADYALNTQSELMNSLYEDYKKARLQKEQSMLTDAQLRLAEIAYEQTRYNYLNAQNSKDSAKMALNNMMKEDIAKQYAVLQDNNIKPSAQVRALDDYVQQARTNRAEVLNAQSTLDILEEQYRLGIAEIPTDYEFYKQQQEYEIAKAGNDLELARISVQQNVTDLYAGLESSMKKMEAMSYLADQAEQNYQAAQIRYENSEITFIELNKIKVAKAQADINLKNAELDAWLMQAMMESACGAGFQP, from the coding sequence TTGAAGAAGGTCATAGCATCGATTGCCCTGGTCACATTGGTTCTGGCCAGCACGACTCAAGTCGCCTTTGCTGCTGCGGAAGAGAGCTTGAATATTGAAAAGGCGGCTATAAAAGCCGTTGAAAATTCTCAGCCCCTTAAAACCGTTAACCAGCAAGCCGAAGTCATCCAAAAGAATTATGTCAGCGTCAAAGGACAGATGAATCAAACCAAGTATCTTTTACCGTACAGCAATTCCTACTCCCTGGTGAAAGCGATTATCCTCTACCCCTTGCAATTGAAAAGTGCCCTTGAGCAGGTTAACAACACTCAAGTGGTCGTAACCAATGCCATACGCATGGGTGCCTATAGCGGGTATATCGAGCTTCTTAAGGCCGATTATGCCTTGAACACCCAAAGTGAGCTGATGAATTCCCTTTACGAAGATTACAAAAAAGCTCGTCTTCAAAAGGAACAGAGTATGCTTACGGATGCTCAGCTAAGGTTAGCGGAGATTGCTTACGAACAAACACGGTATAACTACCTGAACGCTCAAAACAGCAAAGATTCTGCCAAGATGGCTTTGAACAATATGATGAAAGAAGATATTGCCAAACAGTATGCTGTATTGCAGGACAATAACATCAAGCCATCGGCACAGGTGAGAGCGCTTGATGACTATGTTCAGCAAGCCCGGACGAATCGAGCCGAAGTCCTTAATGCCCAAAGCACCCTGGATATTTTAGAAGAGCAATACCGCCTCGGTATAGCTGAAATCCCGACGGATTATGAGTTCTATAAGCAACAGCAAGAATATGAGATAGCCAAAGCTGGAAACGATCTTGAGCTTGCCCGGATCAGTGTTCAGCAAAATGTCACCGACCTTTACGCCGGACTGGAAAGCTCTATGAAGAAGATGGAAGCAATGAGCTATCTTGCCGATCAAGCCGAGCAGAACTATCAAGCTGCCCAAATCCGCTATGAGAATTCGGAGATCACCTTTATTGAATTAAATAAGATAAAAGTAGCAAAGGCTCAGGCTGATATCAATTTAAAGAACGCTGAACTGGACGCCTGGCTTATGCAAGCCATGATGGAGTCAGCCTGCGGTGCGGGATTTCAACCTTAA
- a CDS encoding cell wall-binding repeat-containing protein, with the protein MRRIKKIGLLCLVLALLIFPGQALAASNPAVPTALKAVVISSSQINLSWEPVSSAAQYYIYRANSSSGTYTYIGASDTPSYISAGLKANTRYYYKVQAITNSGSSDYSAEAWAVTHSESGRIAPVENNRLSGSDRYTTAAEIAEAGWNTSSYAIIAGGENFPDAICASPLAAKYKAPILLTPKNSLHVETKKQLLALDVKDAIIIGGTAVVSEKAADAIRDLGIKVTRLAGVDRYETSLKVAEAIGDFDEAVIASGLNFQDVLSIAPIAAKEGMPILLTPKDSLGSDLKKLLDRHCENTYVLGDSGSISNNVYRQLPSPQRLTGTNWYDMNINIIEFFRDRLDLHTCYLTTGAAYPDALTGSALASLQGSPVILVGSSLTKDAAAFFQDYSSAIQNVVAFGGAEAVSEKLLDTISSEIGTVTTSNQLITNLSATPQSASQIYLTWNKVNDAVAYHVYRSSSFSGTYTKITATTTPYYFDTYLSTGTTYYYKVQAVYNGETGPYSDAVPATTLTTSAVLMQPTNVKAEIRDTNQVYLTWDVVSSALHYNVYRATSPTGSYTKLVSVSTPFYTDLNLASGITYYYKIQAVNNTSSSLYSNSVQAQTWLDHNVLTAATNVSATGLSPSQIHVKWDAVDNATFYHVYRSTSLTGAYDLVATVGSPFHVDTNLTSGTAYFYKIQSGNTVGVGYYSEAAYASTMYGFSTLGVPGNIKATPLSSEQIFLTWDSVANASYYNIYRAASSTGAYNLVGTTDSPHFTDTHLTTQTTYYYKIQPCNSTTTGDRSGPVSGTTK; encoded by the coding sequence GTGAGAAGGATTAAAAAAATAGGACTTCTGTGCTTGGTTCTTGCCCTGCTCATTTTCCCCGGGCAAGCGCTGGCGGCGAGTAATCCTGCTGTACCTACAGCGCTGAAAGCAGTGGTAATCAGTTCGAGTCAAATCAACTTATCGTGGGAGCCAGTCAGCTCGGCAGCCCAGTATTACATCTATCGGGCCAATTCCTCTTCGGGAACCTATACTTACATAGGAGCCAGCGATACCCCCAGCTATATCAGTGCGGGACTCAAAGCCAATACCCGTTACTACTATAAGGTTCAGGCCATTACAAACAGCGGATCCAGTGACTACTCTGCTGAAGCTTGGGCGGTAACGCATTCAGAGTCAGGACGTATCGCTCCGGTAGAAAATAATCGTCTTTCAGGAAGTGATCGCTATACGACCGCTGCTGAAATCGCTGAAGCAGGCTGGAACACTTCTTCTTATGCTATCATTGCCGGCGGCGAGAATTTTCCCGATGCTATCTGTGCTTCCCCTCTAGCGGCCAAATATAAGGCCCCCATTCTGTTGACACCTAAGAATAGTTTACATGTAGAAACAAAGAAACAATTATTGGCTCTTGATGTAAAGGATGCCATTATTATTGGCGGCACTGCTGTAGTCTCTGAAAAAGCAGCTGACGCTATCAGGGACTTAGGAATTAAGGTGACCCGGTTGGCAGGAGTGGACCGCTATGAGACCTCGCTCAAAGTGGCTGAGGCCATAGGTGATTTCGATGAAGCGGTTATTGCTTCCGGTTTGAATTTTCAGGATGTTTTATCTATAGCACCTATCGCGGCAAAAGAAGGCATGCCTATTCTCTTGACACCTAAAGATAGCCTGGGGAGTGATCTAAAGAAGCTTTTAGATAGACATTGCGAAAACACTTACGTTTTAGGTGACTCCGGGAGCATCAGTAATAATGTATATAGGCAGCTGCCCTCTCCGCAACGCTTGACAGGGACGAACTGGTACGACATGAATATCAATATCATTGAATTCTTCAGGGATAGGTTGGATTTGCACACTTGTTATTTAACGACAGGGGCAGCCTATCCGGACGCCTTAACCGGCTCAGCATTAGCCTCTTTACAGGGTTCTCCGGTTATCTTAGTGGGTAGCTCTTTAACTAAAGATGCCGCTGCTTTTTTCCAGGATTACTCCTCTGCGATCCAAAATGTCGTAGCTTTCGGTGGGGCGGAGGCTGTATCCGAGAAGCTTTTGGATACGATCAGCTCGGAGATTGGTACGGTCACAACAAGCAATCAACTGATTACCAATCTATCGGCGACACCCCAGAGCGCAAGCCAAATCTACCTAACTTGGAATAAGGTAAATGATGCTGTTGCTTACCATGTCTACAGGTCATCTTCCTTTTCCGGAACCTATACTAAGATTACTGCCACGACCACGCCTTACTACTTTGACACCTATCTTTCCACAGGGACCACTTATTACTATAAAGTACAGGCAGTCTATAATGGGGAAACCGGACCCTATTCGGATGCTGTCCCGGCCACCACTCTAACAACTAGCGCTGTCTTGATGCAGCCCACCAATGTCAAAGCGGAAATCAGGGATACGAATCAGGTTTACCTTACCTGGGATGTCGTAAGCAGTGCGCTCCATTATAATGTCTACAGGGCCACATCGCCGACTGGAAGCTATACAAAGTTAGTTTCAGTGAGTACACCCTTCTATACCGACTTGAATTTGGCCTCAGGGATCACTTATTATTATAAGATTCAGGCGGTAAATAATACTTCATCAAGCCTTTACTCCAATAGTGTTCAGGCTCAGACCTGGCTTGACCATAATGTCTTAACTGCGGCAACCAATGTGTCTGCGACGGGTTTGAGCCCGAGTCAGATCCATGTTAAATGGGATGCTGTGGACAACGCCACGTTTTATCATGTTTACCGTTCCACCTCCTTGACTGGGGCCTATGACCTTGTGGCCACTGTGGGAAGTCCTTTCCATGTCGATACCAACCTTACTTCGGGTACTGCTTATTTTTATAAAATTCAATCTGGGAATACAGTAGGAGTAGGTTATTACTCAGAGGCAGCCTATGCTTCGACGATGTACGGCTTCAGCACCCTGGGGGTGCCTGGGAATATCAAGGCGACGCCCTTGAGCTCTGAGCAGATCTTCCTGACCTGGGACAGCGTTGCCAATGCCAGTTATTACAATATTTACCGAGCCGCCTCAAGTACAGGAGCTTACAATTTGGTGGGCACAACAGATTCCCCCCATTTTACAGATACGCATTTAACAACTCAAACGACCTATTATTATAAGATTCAACCATGTAACAGTACCACCACCGGGGATCGCTCCGGCCCGGTGTCTGGAACGACGAAATAG
- a CDS encoding cell wall-binding repeat-containing protein: protein MKTQKNTKPSVQWYYLLPLIFVMAAVPLIVHLKVIPLSGVSLAYWNGSAENYDFFSYYKGIGVIIAALSGAFLVIVRVFQNTPRLVKKSLRPYYTAAVLYFLLITASAVVSDFRSVALSGFPDRYEGMYVLAAYLLIFLVTTALVSDEKQVKLILGGLLAGALVIGLIGLFQYIGYDVLKSDIAKSLFLSGEHKQIGEQLTFKFDKNVIYATLYHYNYVGSYIAMLFPLCFALLVLVKDKRAKAGLSLMTVLMGIVWLGCNARSGIVGGGLALLVFLIAINKMIRKHWKYFGAGLLVMIALAIGLNQLSGGYLSTRAMSLYTDTRALIGLAGNAESQEDSIPLKAVNINGKQGTIVTDSETLNFTYDEDRLVFMDSENKPILYTYDRDQGTMMFSDPKYTDYLLTVGQLNGKGALKIQKGDIQLFFGLEPEKLTFLGPNGREISLEPIESWGFTGYERIGSSRGYIWSRSLPLLKNTLFLGYGPDTFAIVFPQHDILGKMYAYHGDMWQIVDKPHNQYLQIAINTGIISLLAFLFIVVYYLYQSFRLYVSNPFRDFLSQAGVAVFIAIVGYLGAAFFNDSVVSVAPVFWCLLGLGVSINHMLKAKPSEGAMSWEDVKKVINMKILSRKITGILLGAVLLIFSLDQQAYASTTVSRLSGSDRYQTAVAISQSGWPDGADNVVITTGQNFPDALSAATLAGKNGAPILLAGPKGFSPETLREIKRLSPKKAYIVGGLSAVPNSVESQLSANGITSTRLSGKDRYDTAMAVARSVGMSKGIIIVPGESFADALSAAPLAAAEGMPIIPVPSDDMTKNQKSYFARAKLSRVIILGTAKEIPQVIRSQFAAAENITGADPYTRNIALLQKFSESLSKDRVFIATGQAYPDALAAAAYAQMNNNPVILLNGNQISAAADKYFSTQVIDEITVLGGEGVIASSTVQRLANLTPTVSEVKSIDVAVKENQSYTLPKTIEAKTSQGNWAQVPVTWNLTNVSTAKTGTYYYTGSVKGYDGTVELVLTVEAGPVKVDTFGAEVIRGSDYSLPETVTVSMSDHSIKKLPVQWSSTPTATILNKAGTYTFQGTVEGTDLTTTLSLKVSEDKAIEFKDGSLEWAVKYTLGKQSSPQPAYLSEVLELTSLNLDGYGIRDLTGLEACSNLRTLDLRNNFLKGSNLSTLQRLPDLEYLNLRNNDLEQVDTVRNLTKLTYLDISLNKIKDFAPIRDLTRLTSLFLKSNETQDFSATRSYYPMLKEKDFTL, encoded by the coding sequence GTGAAAACTCAAAAAAATACTAAACCAAGTGTGCAATGGTATTATCTGCTGCCCCTTATTTTCGTGATGGCTGCAGTTCCTTTAATCGTTCACTTGAAAGTTATCCCTCTGTCGGGAGTCAGCCTTGCCTATTGGAACGGTAGTGCGGAGAATTATGATTTTTTTTCTTACTATAAGGGAATCGGAGTAATTATTGCAGCGCTCTCAGGGGCTTTTCTGGTGATCGTACGGGTTTTTCAGAATACCCCCCGTTTAGTGAAAAAATCCCTTAGACCCTATTACACAGCAGCCGTACTGTATTTTCTTCTCATCACAGCTTCCGCTGTGGTTTCGGATTTCCGCAGTGTGGCCTTGAGTGGCTTTCCCGATCGTTATGAAGGAATGTATGTCTTAGCGGCCTATCTGCTGATCTTTCTGGTAACCACGGCGTTGGTATCCGATGAGAAGCAGGTCAAGCTGATTCTCGGCGGCTTGCTGGCGGGGGCTTTAGTGATCGGCTTGATCGGATTGTTTCAATACATAGGGTATGATGTTTTAAAGTCTGATATTGCGAAGAGCTTGTTTCTATCTGGAGAGCATAAACAGATTGGGGAGCAGTTGACTTTCAAATTCGACAAGAATGTTATTTACGCTACCTTATATCATTATAATTATGTGGGCAGCTATATAGCGATGCTCTTTCCTCTGTGCTTCGCCTTGTTGGTCTTAGTCAAAGATAAGCGCGCTAAGGCTGGCTTAAGTCTTATGACTGTTTTAATGGGTATTGTTTGGTTGGGGTGCAATGCCCGTTCAGGGATTGTGGGCGGTGGACTGGCCTTGCTGGTCTTTTTAATAGCTATCAACAAGATGATCAGGAAGCACTGGAAATATTTCGGAGCCGGCTTGCTGGTGATGATTGCTTTGGCCATAGGATTGAATCAGCTGTCAGGAGGGTATTTAAGCACCAGGGCCATGTCCCTATATACCGATACCAGGGCTTTGATCGGTCTGGCCGGGAACGCGGAGTCCCAGGAGGATAGTATCCCTTTAAAGGCTGTGAACATTAATGGGAAACAGGGAACGATAGTGACGGACTCCGAAACACTTAATTTTACATATGATGAGGACCGGCTTGTGTTTATGGATAGTGAAAACAAGCCTATCCTTTACACTTATGACCGGGATCAGGGTACAATGATGTTCAGTGACCCGAAGTATACAGATTATCTTCTGACTGTTGGGCAGTTGAATGGCAAAGGGGCTTTGAAAATTCAAAAGGGGGATATTCAACTCTTTTTCGGCTTAGAACCGGAGAAGCTCACTTTCCTCGGTCCAAATGGCAGGGAAATCAGCCTGGAGCCGATTGAATCCTGGGGCTTTACCGGCTATGAACGCATCGGTTCTTCCCGGGGTTATATTTGGTCTCGCTCCCTGCCTTTATTAAAAAATACACTATTTCTTGGCTATGGGCCGGATACATTTGCCATAGTTTTCCCTCAACACGATATTTTGGGGAAAATGTATGCCTATCATGGGGATATGTGGCAAATTGTAGACAAACCCCATAATCAATACTTACAGATTGCCATCAATACTGGCATTATTTCCCTTTTGGCCTTTCTCTTTATTGTAGTATACTACCTATATCAGAGTTTTCGCTTATATGTCTCTAATCCGTTTCGGGATTTCCTCTCCCAGGCGGGAGTTGCCGTTTTTATCGCTATTGTGGGCTATCTTGGTGCAGCATTTTTTAATGACAGTGTGGTTTCCGTCGCCCCGGTCTTTTGGTGCCTGCTGGGCTTAGGGGTAAGTATTAATCATATGCTCAAGGCAAAGCCAAGTGAAGGAGCCATGAGCTGGGAGGATGTGAAAAAGGTGATTAACATGAAGATTCTATCCAGAAAAATAACCGGCATTTTGCTTGGTGCGGTATTGCTCATATTTTCTTTAGACCAACAGGCCTATGCTTCCACAACGGTGTCCAGATTATCCGGCAGCGACCGTTATCAGACTGCGGTGGCTATCAGCCAGAGCGGCTGGCCCGATGGCGCTGATAATGTGGTTATAACGACCGGCCAAAACTTTCCCGATGCTTTAAGTGCGGCTACCTTGGCCGGTAAAAATGGGGCACCGATCCTTCTGGCCGGGCCCAAAGGATTTAGCCCGGAGACCTTGAGGGAGATCAAACGCTTAAGCCCGAAGAAAGCTTACATCGTGGGCGGATTAAGTGCGGTTCCCAACAGTGTAGAAAGTCAGCTATCTGCTAATGGGATTACTTCTACCCGTTTATCCGGTAAGGACAGGTATGATACGGCTATGGCGGTAGCACGATCGGTAGGTATGTCTAAGGGAATAATTATTGTTCCAGGGGAGAGCTTTGCCGATGCTTTGTCGGCGGCACCCCTTGCCGCTGCCGAAGGGATGCCGATTATTCCGGTTCCTTCAGACGATATGACCAAAAATCAAAAGAGTTACTTTGCCCGGGCTAAGCTTAGCAGAGTCATCATTCTTGGCACCGCAAAGGAAATTCCACAAGTCATCCGGAGCCAATTTGCCGCTGCTGAGAACATCACAGGAGCTGATCCCTATACTAGAAATATTGCTCTGCTGCAGAAATTCAGCGAGAGCCTGAGCAAGGATCGGGTCTTTATCGCCACCGGACAGGCTTACCCGGATGCTCTGGCTGCGGCGGCCTATGCACAGATGAACAATAATCCCGTTATACTGTTGAATGGCAATCAAATAAGTGCGGCTGCGGACAAATATTTTTCGACGCAGGTGATCGATGAAATTACAGTATTGGGAGGGGAGGGGGTCATTGCTTCAAGCACTGTCCAGCGCTTAGCTAACCTAACCCCGACTGTTAGCGAAGTAAAGAGTATCGATGTTGCCGTCAAGGAAAATCAAAGCTATACCTTGCCTAAAACGATTGAAGCTAAAACCAGCCAGGGAAATTGGGCACAGGTCCCGGTCACATGGAACTTAACGAATGTATCCACAGCCAAGACAGGAACTTATTATTATACTGGTTCCGTAAAGGGTTATGATGGTACCGTTGAGTTGGTCCTCACTGTTGAGGCAGGTCCGGTTAAAGTAGATACCTTCGGTGCCGAGGTCATTCGCGGTAGCGATTATTCCCTTCCGGAGACAGTAACGGTGAGCATGAGTGATCATAGTATCAAAAAGTTGCCAGTACAATGGAGCAGCACACCTACAGCAACGATCCTCAATAAAGCCGGTACATACACATTTCAGGGGACAGTAGAGGGAACTGATCTGACGACGACTTTAAGCTTGAAGGTTTCTGAGGATAAGGCGATTGAATTTAAAGACGGAAGTCTGGAGTGGGCCGTAAAATACACATTAGGCAAGCAATCTTCTCCACAGCCGGCCTATCTGAGCGAAGTACTGGAGCTTACCAGCTTGAACCTTGATGGCTATGGGATTAGAGACCTTACTGGACTGGAGGCATGCTCGAACTTGCGCACTCTGGATCTAAGAAATAATTTTCTAAAAGGGTCTAATTTATCTACCCTGCAGAGACTCCCTGATTTGGAGTACTTGAATCTGCGCAACAATGACCTGGAGCAAGTAGATACCGTAAGAAATCTGACTAAATTAACTTATTTGGATATAAGCCTTAACAAAATTAAAGATTTTGCACCTATCAGAGATTTAACCCGTTTGACGTCATTATTTCTGAAAAGCAATGAAACCCAGGACTTTAGCGCGACTCGCTCATACTACCCTATGCTTAAGGAGAAAGATTTCACATTATAA